The genome window TATGAGCACTATTATCTACGCTGGTGGCCAGGTTAATCAACCTCAACGGAGGAAGATTATAGATAAAAAGGCGGGAAAACAAGGGTTATGTTCATATCTTTTTCATAGATATTTATCATAAAGGTCATCAAACAATACCGGTATCTTCTCATGGAATTCCGCCAGCAGAGGAAGCATTATTTCCCGAATCTGGGGATGTGATGCTTTGGAACATCTGAGAGCCAGAACATGTCTCCACTCCCTTAAATTGCAGGTCATGACAATTTCGGTCTTCAGGCTGTTGGGCAGTACGCTCCGGGCCTGTTCGGGTCTGGCGCCGTTTTGCAGCAGCTTCAAATAGCTCTGCTCCGCATTCTTCATGGCTGTTTCCCATTCCAAATATTCTTCAGAACCCTCAGACCAGAAATATGGTTTTATAACCGTAATCTCATTCCCGAACTTGTCCTCTGAGTAGTTGGCATATCTGGTGCTCTCCTGGCTGTAAGCAGCCAGTCTGTGACGGACAATCTCATGGGTGATGCCCCTGTCGCATATAAAACGGACAGAGATGCTGATATGTTCAACAACGCTATGATGCCCTGATTTAATAATACTCTTCACAAATCCGGCGGCGGAATCAGCAGTAATTTTGTTTTCTGATTTGTAACATGTCCGCCCGGCGGCCTCAATCTGCTTTAAAATAGATGCTCCGTCCTGTATAAAGAGTATCTCATGGCCTGGGGATATAATTCTCAAACCTGATCTCCTTTTTTTGACAAATTTGATTTTGGATGCGGTAGAAAAACCGTCCCAACAGGTTGGCCTTCTTGATTCAAAAATCTAGGGCAAAGCGGATTGCTCGCCCCACTTCAAACATCTTTGCCGGAGATAAAAAAATTATCAATGATCCGATTTTACCCTTCGAAACAGTCTGCAAGTGATCGCAGTTGATAGCGCAATCCCGATGTATGCCGTCGGCTTTCGAAAGAAGAACCTCAGACGGTATATTGCGAACCGTAGTTGTAATGGGAGCGACGGTTACTTCACCAAGGTATTCCAACACTGAATCGCGTGTTAGT of Desulfosarcina sp. BuS5 contains these proteins:
- the thyX gene encoding FAD-dependent thymidylate synthase, translating into MRIISPGHEILFIQDGASILKQIEAAGRTCYKSENKITADSAAGFVKSIIKSGHHSVVEHISISVRFICDRGITHEIVRHRLAAYSQESTRYANYSEDKFGNEITVIKPYFWSEGSEEYLEWETAMKNAEQSYLKLLQNGARPEQARSVLPNSLKTEIVMTCNLREWRHVLALRCSKASHPQIREIMLPLLAEFHEKIPVLFDDLYDKYL
- a CDS encoding type II toxin-antitoxin system PemK/MazF family toxin produces the protein MKHGEIRWYKFVRPDKKRPVLILTRDSVLEYLGEVTVAPITTTVRNIPSEVLLSKADGIHRDCAINCDHLQTVSKGKIGSLIIFLSPAKMFEVGRAIRFALDF